A single region of the Kwoniella botswanensis chromosome 1, complete sequence genome encodes:
- a CDS encoding chlorophyll synthesis pathway protein BchC, with protein MSNIEVKSDNPSFVLHGIEDVKFENRSVPEIKDDECLVAVTKTGICGSDVHYLLHGRIGDFVLEQPMCLGHESSGVVVKLGPGVKNDGRIKVGERVAMEPGVSCRTCTECKSGMYELCPHMAFAATPPTQFGTLCRYYVLPADMLHPIPETVSFEDGAMMEPLSVGVHSVHSLGQLQSDQVVIVFGAGPVGLLCMAVAKALGARRVIAVDIQQERLDFARSYAASDIFLPGARDPNESMEDYCARVTEEIKTTLNIPSRDHGAVDLAIEASGAPTCIQMGINILKPAGTYVQVGMGRNMNVPLPLFHVINKQLKVLGSFRYGPGDYPLAISLVERGLVDLKPLVTHRFEFEDAKQAFEVTKLGRDEGGKGVIKAIISGPK; from the exons ATGTCAAACATCGAGGTCAAGTCAGATAACCCTTCGTTCGTACTACACGGTATCGAAGATGTCAAGTTCGAAAAC CGATCAGTACCAGAGATCAAGGACGATGAATGTCTGGTAGCAGTCACAAAGACGGGCATATGCGGATCGGACGTTCATTACCTTTTGCACGGTCGCATTGGCGATTTCGTATTGGAACAACCCATGTGTTTGGGACACGAGTCCAGCGGTGTAGTAGTCAAATTAGGACCTGGCGTGAAGAATGATGGAAGGATCAAAGTGGGTGAGAGAGTCGCGATGGAACCTGGGGTTAGTTGTAGGACTTGTACGGAATGTAAGAGTGGAATGTACGAG CTGTGCCCTCACATGGCTTTCGCTGCTACCCCTCCAACTCAATTCGGGACTTTGTGTCgatact ACGTCCTCCCCGCCGATATGCTCCACCCCATTCCCGAAACCGTCTCATTCGAAGACGGTGCCATGATGGAACCTTTGTCCGTTGGTGTCCACTCTGTCCACTCGCTCGGTCAGCTCCAATCAGATCAAGTTGTCATTGTCTTCGGTGCTGGTCCTGTCGGTCTGCTCTGTATGGCAGTTGCCAAAGCGTTGGGTGCTAGGCGAGTCATCGCGGTGGATATTCAGCAGGAAAGATTGGACTTTGCGAGATCGTACGCTGCTAGTGATATCTTCTTACCT GGCGCCCGTGACCCCAACGAATCCATGGAAGACTACTGTGCTCGAGTGACCGAAGAAATCAAGACCACCCTCAACATCCCTTCTCGAGACCATGGCGCTGTTGACCTCGCCATCGAAGCCTCAGGTGCACCAACCTGTATCCAAATGGGTATCAACATCTTAAAACCTGC CGGTACATACGTTCAAGTGGGTATGGGACGAAACATGAACGTTCCCCTTCCACTATTCCACGTAATCAACAAACAGCTCAAGGTATTGGGTTCATTCCGATATGGACCTGGTGATTACCCCTTGGCGATATCTTTGGTCGAAAGGGGCTTAGTGGATCTCAAGCCATTGGTCACTCATCGATTCGAATTTGAGGATGCCAAACAGGCCTTTGAAGTGACCAAACTAGGTAGGGATGAGGGTGGGAAGGGAGTCATTAAGGCTATCATCAGTGGACCAAAGTAA
- a CDS encoding transketolase — translation MTQVTVGHQANGHSDKLEKKAATTDKVASPGDEQLVLNTIRCLAADLCQQYKGGHPGTVMGAAAIGIALWRYEMRYNPANPEWFNRDRFILSAGHACLFQYIFLHLSGYEAWSLDQVKKYHSPATKGSMAAGHPEIEYPGIEVTTGPLGQGISNAVGMAIASKQLAATYNKDDLKPIDNKIWCFTGDGCLQEGVGQESISLAGHLGLDNLILVYDNNSVTVDGRIDNCFTEDTSAKLVAQGWHVIDVYDGSNDLAAILEGFDKAKQLKGKPVFLNIRTVIGYSSRKANTGPAHGQALGDEEVAYVKTQLGFRPEEKFVIPQRVYEYFSECRTKGGEAEADWNVLFKQYQEKYPSDYKELSRRIKGEWASEGWEALLPSKADLPQAAQPTRKSSGIVVQALVPRFNSFVAGSADLLESTFVSFKDQVEFQKPESGLGDYTGRQIRFGIREFAMVGLGNGIAAYQKGMFIPIMSTFFMFWIYAAPAARMAALQGLRFIGIATHDSIGIGEDGPTHQPVALASFYRALPNINLIRPADAEECMGMWQLALDDKSKDTPSIFALSRQPVPLLDGSDRSKVQLGAYVVHGLDVEEPELTIIATGAEVARAIETAKLLQTIKRVRVVSMPSQRHFDQQSPEYRESVLKQTSSLVVAIEAWASYGWAKYAHASLSMHTFGHSAPQQQLYEYFGFEPDNMATKIDSWAANWKSKGRLPGLGEFEELLLGSVQH, via the exons ATGACTCAAGTAACAGTAGGTCATCAGGCCAACGGCCACTCTGACAAGTTGGAAAAGAAAGCAGCAACGACTGACAAAGTCGCCTCA CCTGGGGATGAACAACTCGTCCTGAACACCATCAGATGCCTCGCTGCGGATCTATGTCAGCAG TACAAGGGTGGACATCCTGGTACAGTGATGGGGGCAGCGGCAATAGGAATTGCGTTATGGAGATACGAAATGCGCTATAACCCTGCCAACCCCGAGTGGTTCAATCGAgatc GCTTTATCCTCTCTGCTGGTCATGCTTGTCTCTTCCAATACATTTTTCTCCATTTGTCCGGCTATGAAGCTTGGTCCTTAGATCAGGTGAAGAAATACCACTCACCAGCTACGAAAGGCTCAATGGCAGCAGGTCATCCCGAGATAGAATATCCAG GTATCGAGGTGACCACCGGCCCGCTAGGTCAAGGTATATCCAACGCCGTTGGCATGGCCATTGCCTCAAAACAACTAGCAGCAACATACAATAAAGACGACCTGAAGCCGATAGACAATAAGATATGGTGTTTCACGGGAGATGGTTGCTTGCAAGAAGGTGTAGGACAAGAGT CCATCTCGTTGGCTGGACACCTCGGTCTGGATAACCTGATCCTCGTATATGATAACAACAGTGTCACGGTCGATGGGCGCATAGATAACTGTTTTACGGAGGATACTTCGGCCAAACTAGTTGCGCAAGGATGGCATGTGATTGATGTGTATGATGGGTCCAACGAT CTCGCCGCCATTTTGGAAGGCTTCGACAAAGCCAAGCAGCTGAAAGGAAAGCCCGTATTCCTTAATATCCGCACCGTCATCGGATATTCTTCTCGTAAGGCCAACACTGGCCCAGCTCACGGCCAAGCActgggtgatgaagaagtagcATACGTCAAGACTCAGCTGGGCTTCAGGCCTGAAGAGAAGTTTGTGATCCCTCAGAGAGTGTACGAATACTTTTCAGAATGTAGAACCAAAGGTGGAGAAGCTGAGGCGGACTGGAACGTTCTGTTCAAACAATATCAAGAGAAATACCCGAGTGACTACAAAGAGCTCTCGCGAAGAATCAAGGGGGAATGGGCATCCGAAGGATGGGAAGCCCTCTTACCCAGTAAAGCAGATTTGCCTCAAGCCGCTCAGCCTACTCGTAAATCAAGTGGAATTGTGGTCCAAGCTTTGGTCCCAAGATTCAATTCTTTCGTCGCGGGTTCCGCGGATCTCCTGGAGTCAACGTTTGTCAGCTTCAAAGACCAAGTAGAATtccagaag CCGGAATCTGGTCTCGGCGATTACACAGGGAGACAAATCAGGTTCGGGATCCGTGAATTCGCCATGGTCGGTCTTGGTAATGGTATTGCCGCTTACCAGAAGGGGATGTTCATACC TATCATGTCCACATTCTTCATGTTTTGGATCTATGCTGCACCGGCGGCAAGAATGGCAGCATTACAAGGGCTTCGTTTCATTGGTATTGCAACTCACGATTCGATCGGTATAGGGGAAGATG GTCCAACACATCAGCCTGTTGCCCTTGCCTCTTTTTATCGAGCACTGCCCAATATCAACCTGATCAGACCGGCGGATGCTGAAGAGTGTATGGGAATGTGGCAACTCGCTCTGGATGACAAATCTAAGGACACCCCTTCGATCTTCGCACTTTCGAGACAACCTGTTCCTCTGCTTGATGGCTCTGACCGTTCAAAGGTCCAACTCGGTGCATATGTTGTACACGGCCTCGATGTTGAAGAGCCCGAATTGACTATCATCGCTACTGGAGCGGAAGTGGCCAGAGCTATCGAAACCGCTAAACTTCTCCAAACAATAAAGAGGGTCCGAGTCGTCTCAATGCCTTCACAGCGTCACTTTGACCAACAATCGCCAGAATACAGAGAATCAGTATTGAAGCAGACGTCGAGCTTGGTCGTAGCGATCGAAGCTTGGGCATCTTATGGCTGGGCCAAGTACGCTCATGCCTCGCTGTCCATGCACACTTTT GGTCACTCGGCTCCCCAGCAACAGTTATACGAGTATTTCGGGTTCGAGCCCGACAATATGGCTACAAAGATCGATAGCTGGGCTGCCAATTGGAAGTCAAAAGGTCGTTTGCCAGGTTTGGGGGAATTCGAAGAACTTCTGCTTGGAAGTGTCCAACACTAA